The Methylorubrum populi genome contains a region encoding:
- a CDS encoding MbcA/ParS/Xre antitoxin family protein produces the protein MFRAVVNLFRRWELTDEQAATLLDLPIRTYARWKAGEQGRINRDTRARLSNLMGIHKALRIIFSEADRGYRWIRARNNSFGGRSALDVMLGGELTDLMRVRRLLDAERGGW, from the coding sequence ATGTTCCGCGCCGTCGTCAACCTGTTCAGGCGCTGGGAACTGACCGACGAGCAAGCGGCGACGCTGCTCGATCTGCCGATCCGAACCTATGCCCGCTGGAAGGCGGGGGAGCAGGGTCGAATCAACCGAGACACGCGGGCTCGGCTCTCTAACCTCATGGGCATCCACAAGGCGCTCCGCATTATCTTCAGCGAGGCTGACCGCGGCTACCGCTGGATCCGGGCAAGGAATAACAGCTTCGGCGGCCGCTCTGCGCTCGACGTGATGCTCGGCGGCGAACTGACCGACCTCATGCGTGTGCGCCGCCTGCTCGATGCCGAGCGCGGCGGCTGGTGA
- a CDS encoding RES family NAD+ phosphorylase, producing the protein MDHGAVPVTPVAWAGARRIIRSLYPPIDLFEDIADPEDWPLLISAEQKTSPRLMETIGNLDLVPAARRVGGPGASYLMAPFTHVSPDRPSRFTNGGYGVLYAADRFETALAETIHHHERFMESTAEPEGWTSQFREIVLDVDLRAHDLRGDPARFGEALTPDSYVESQALAADLRAAGSDGIAYPSCRQPGGECVALFYPDLAANPIQGRHLDYHWNGARVDFYRELGSGAVYRIETEA; encoded by the coding sequence ATCGACCATGGAGCGGTTCCGGTCACGCCGGTCGCGTGGGCTGGAGCGCGTCGGATTATTCGCAGCCTCTATCCGCCGATCGACCTGTTCGAGGACATCGCCGACCCGGAAGACTGGCCGCTGCTCATCTCGGCCGAGCAGAAGACGAGCCCCCGGCTGATGGAGACGATCGGCAACCTCGACCTTGTTCCGGCCGCCCGCCGCGTGGGTGGTCCTGGCGCGAGCTACCTGATGGCGCCGTTCACGCACGTGAGCCCCGACCGTCCGAGCCGCTTCACCAACGGCGGCTACGGCGTGCTCTACGCGGCCGACCGCTTCGAGACGGCGCTCGCCGAGACCATCCACCACCACGAGCGCTTCATGGAAAGCACGGCCGAGCCGGAGGGCTGGACATCGCAGTTCCGCGAGATCGTTCTCGACGTGGACCTGCGGGCACACGATCTGCGCGGCGATCCGGCTCGCTTCGGCGAAGCGCTGACGCCGGACAGCTACGTTGAGAGCCAAGCGTTGGCAGCCGACCTGCGCGCGGCCGGCTCGGACGGCATCGCTTATCCGAGTTGCCGCCAGCCGGGGGGCGAGTGCGTCGCGCTGTTCTACCCCGACCTGGCGGCGAACCCCATTCAGGGGCGGCACCTCGACTACCATTGGAACGGCGCGCGCGTCGATTTCTACCGCGAGCTGGGCAGCGGCGCCGTTTACCGCATCGAGACCGAGGCATGA